The Rosa chinensis cultivar Old Blush chromosome 7, RchiOBHm-V2, whole genome shotgun sequence DNA segment ggctttcgcgAAGGCGTCACGGTTGGCTTTGTTCCctggcggagtttctaaaaaaaaagaggaagcaacaaaccAATCAGCATGACAATCTCACCAAGGGTGTGATCTAGCGGAGggtacttaccaacggcacgagtcAGTTGCTGATCCAACAGCAACTCCCAGCCTGTAAGGAggacggaagtccagcaagttgcgattccgccagcaacctctgatgcgtgccacgcggcactcttcctcatgagtcaggttgtaccgcaaccccgctgcacaaaaaggtcATTATCAGTACAGAGTACAAggctgtgtaaaaaaaaaaaagaaaaaaaaaaaggggcaacCCCGCCAGTCATGTTCAACGAAAGTGGCAAACGACCTCGaatgggctgaaactccgacttaattctaaacgtcggctccccctcgttcgaccccgcttggtactcccaccccgtcgtggcaacgcaGAAGGTACCCGGCCAATAGGACATGGAATCCCTCAAATTCTCGATCAACTTAGGCGCTCCTTGGCGGCGACTCAGGTTtacctgccctctgcaaccttggcgtttcacgtacaccagttcgtagaagtgcagcacctccgccacagtcGGTCCCTCGCAACCGGACAACTCCAcagcgagttcagcgccagcatcaaccgccacatgttggggcataTTTGCCCAAAAGCAACGCCAAgctcgcacaccaagatctgaaggTTCGGTaccagcgggaaggtcactccctcgcggaatatagcctcgtgcacgaCGGCGTGGCCCACTggcaggatcgagaccttctcctccaccgtcgGCGGACGTAGCTTCACCAtgccgggcaaccggaacacccgcttcagccggttgacggcaacagcAGTCATCCTACCTCCTGCCTCGTCAATGGGGGTGctgtcctcgaacacccacgccgaCTCCGTATCCTCCCCCGCTACACCTCCCCCCCAGCGGAACCGCTAGCGGCACTATTGCTTTCTAGGCGCTCTTCGTGCATAGTgtgggcagcggcagcctcccccgccctagaactctccggacgcgatgcACGACCCATTACTACGTCCCACGGTATGGTCTATAGCGGctcgacctctagcggttctggcagtgaggttcctacacgggcagacggacgcaacgagtcaataaaatttctatccgccgcgctgaacgacacttcagatccatAATCCTCattgctcgaaatctctatgacgtcggccatcccaaaaccctaaaacccaaatcagttagctcacacaagatctaacctatccctatatcagtcagtgcccaagaacatcaacaacactcaacccagaaaataccaaaacaagaacaaacgcactcaaacccagattcgaccatctagaaaattcCTCAAAAACCCAATTCTGTCAAACACAGCAACCCACCCCCAAACACACTCACACCCTCACAACACGTCAACGAGGAACATATCACaggaacacccaaaacccaaaaattcgccatggcagacatccaatgaaacagggatataagtcagaataccaacctcaatGATGGAGTCTCTGACAGCAGTGTGGGCACTTGTCTTCGGAGCCGGAGGTCGTCGGTTCTTCCACGTGCGAAAACTCGGCAATATCACCTCaaccttcttctccgatctcagacgcagagagcttgaagacgacgaaatacagttcaaagtttagagcagtgtcaaatatgccaacttcccccccttttatgtcaacgtcaagcAGTCCTACGTCGTccattgaaaaacgacatcatgTGTCAgtcgtacacgtgtcccacaactacagttactctccggattaaccgaggcgtcgcctcagttacaaaatccatcattactcaacattaatggcgaggagacagCTTCGCACGCTAAACctttaggggttcgccacgtgtcaaccaccatcagacgaagtgTCTGGtagaagccacaacttttgggaGGAAGGCGCCAATCGTCGGAGgaatccgctgagcgaaaccccgctggcggaacttctcacttctcactttccaagtgtcgaagtccgctgagcgaaaccccgctagcagaatttctcacttgtcatcttccaagtgtcgaagccccctgagtgaaaccccgccagcggagcttttcacttgtcatcttccaagtgtcgaagtccgctgagcgaaaccccactggcggaacttctcacttctcactttccaagtgtcgaagcccgctgagcgaaaccccgcctgtggagcttctcacttgtcatcttccaagtgtcgaagtccgctgagcgaaaccccgctggcggaacttctcacttctcACTTTCCACGTGTCGAAGCCCTCTGAACGAAACccctctagcggaacttctcacttgtcatcttccaagtgtcgaagtccgctgagcgaaaccccgccagcggagcttctcacttgtcatcttccaagtgtcgaagtctgctgagcgaaaccccgccagtggaacttctcacttgacaCCTGTCGAAGTCTCCTATGAGCGGATCCCCGCTAGAAAACTTCCACTTGTCAATTTGCAAGGGGCAGCCTCAGCTATACGTTGCACTGCCGGCAGAaccccctccatcttgcaaaccctgTGCGTTGTtgagcgcaactccgctcacTAACTACCACCAAACACATCTATGCAACGttgtttcctgctacatccagcggggggtatccgccagcggtgaatcccgaggctacgcctcactttgacaacgaccgccacgcggcgttacggtcaggTCGTCcttacgggacacggggacttatcaacagtctacgatgaccctgatcaggtacgttgacccccgtcacccgggtactaagattgggctcgctacccaacaccctctgctccgcccagcttcccctcaacaaacaatttgtcGACCATCtagaggtccgtcttggctagggagtgggggactccctggcgggcctggcaggggcccacccgaaagggtataaagcgttcgctcagtaagTCTATGGTTGACAacacactgacgctaattatgctgttgcaagtctagcggaagtaacgcttcacaccgccgatcaactccccaaccaagattgccctccttgactggggacttgggggacttgtacctacatgtgccagaacgagcataattagctataatgagccacgctcatggtaccgctagaggtaccgactcccaccaagggggtaacctgcgaaggcacggccaggcgggctaccgctcgagccctggatcgcccccagatcaccggtgacgcgccgcgtcaagatggcatcagaagctccagacactgggaatcgaagcacatcagtcctacgtcggaaacaagaagaagatcaacctcttcctcacctataaaaggttctctcctctctcctcattaattacgcaattactactcatttattgttatgctgcccatatacagtgactgacttaggcatcggagaagcgaagaccgcccaacgcggtctccctctgatgccctgtctctcgtgttgcagtaaacggaagtcatctaatcctcggagtagtggtccgcccaccggacccgcatTAAACAAATAGccggctaccgccagacttgaTCATTAACACTTCCCAGCCTTCAGTATCTGCTGCATGAATTGAATGTTGCGGTGGGTCAAGTGTCGATAAACATGTGGAAGATGTTATTGGCTTTGACCGCTTTGTGGGATTTGTTGGGGTGTGAATTTCTGACAGTGGCTGAAGTATTATTCTTCTGCGAGTTGACCTATAACGAGAGGAAAAAATGTGGCGGGACCGTTAAGCTAACTCCTCGTCCTAGAGCCCCGAAACTTTTGGAACATACGCCTGATTCCTCCACAACATGGCGGGCTGCTGTGTGTGTTTCCACAGAAGGTTGGGAGTATGACATGAGGCCGGATGGGGCGAAGGTTCCGCGGTTCCGGGTTCCTTCGAAGTTCCAAGCCATAAAAGGTTGTTGTCTGTGCTTgaggttttgttgtttttttttgtgttgaGTGCGATACTTGCTTTCCTGCTTATTGTTTTCGCCGCCATGTTGTACTACTACGGCTGTGTTGTTATGTGATATTTTGTCTTTGTCTGTAGAGGGTTGGAGACCGAAGTTGACGAACGTTGAACGACAGCGTGTGTGTCGGGTGCACTACTGTTGGGAGCACAAAAGCTGCTTAGATCTTCGCGTCCTCTCGCATTGGTCACTACTTATCCGCCTACGCTTGACTCGGGAACCTGGTAAGTGTAACCAATTTTATTCAAATTGTGACTTGACGTTGTAGCTTGTCTGAAAAGTGACGGTGGTCATGCCTTCTTTTGTAGTCACTATTCGTACGAACAAAAGAACCACCGAAGTTCTTAAAAAAGCGATGGCCAATATTGGCAGGAGAGTACGTCAATTTTATGATTGACGAGGCGGCCAAAGTGCGGAAACAGACTGTTGATCCGCAAACGAGGGAGATAACGACGGCGGAAGAAGCACAGATCTTGAAGGCCCCGCTACACTCGAACCGCGCCAatctaaagaagaagaaagcagggAGCAAAGGAAAAAATGTGGCGGGAGAGAGTGAGCAAGAGGATGAGGAGGATACGGGGTTGGCCTTGGAGGTACCCGCTGACAAGTCACAGGAAAAGGTGACAACTGTTGTCGGGGAAGCAGGTATAACGGAGGGTGAAGGTGAGAGGGAGAGGACGATGTAAGTAGGGGCCGACATCAGGGGGTCAAAACATGTCTGTCCAAGGACTGTTGGTGGTACCGGTAGGGATGAAACAGCAGGGGGTCCGACGTACCGTAGAAGAGGAAGATTGTCGCTTCTACCCTTCCGTCAGATTCCTCCAAGAAGATGAAGGTTGGAGAGAGAAATGTGGTGGAGAAAAATGTTGAAGTTGGCCATAGAGATGTCGGAGGAAAATTTGTCTCCgatgttgagtcacaaattacttatgcaattgtgccccataattatgaaaattgatttgtcttccactccattttaccctttttaatccatttccttttatttgtaggaaaccttgcattgagaataaaatgaccatttgaagcttgaaatgtggagatttgaagctaggagaagaagacaaggagattggaagaaaattgcaaatcgacttttccggcgacttttccggcaaacttttccggcgagccgccactcatggagggtcttttctccaacaaaggaggaccatggttgtgaaaatatcccatcacttgaaattcaaatatctccctacaccttgtccttttgtcaccttgtctatttgggaccatttgggggacaaggtgtgagagcatctcttgcacactttgggaccaaGGAGGACACACATAGCTGATCAAGGAGAGGCCAAAGGGGAATTATTcagaattcttgactccattgaatcatcttcatcctatccaagatccatttttctctctagagaagagaccaccatctccaccacaaaaaccaccatctccacctctaaaacctccatttccaccactactcaacaccacaactcatcttagagatcccaaatttcactattctcaccaatatcaagagcttggagcaaggagaaggaggtgactaccaccacatcatgttcttggagacctatctccaccacctcttccggcatcatcaatagtcaccatttactccctatctctttatgtatttgatgtttaatagaatgttgaagcttgtgtatctagctatgtgtgagtagtgaactagttggggctagggttgaaagccctagccaaacttgcttggattgatgcttttgtttataaattgatgcaaattcatgttgtcattctcacatgctaagtcaatagttgaatgcattacttagacctaatcaatttgagttatgtgtttgccatgacatgaagtttttcctagagattgattacctttaggcaaaaagggagcatgaaagcacaccatgtgtgcatgtgagggtagtgagctaaaatcacctagagataggattggtttgcttgcttggttatctaaactctaagctttatgcatttaggggcaaaggattgagacctatccggtaattgaatttgtctctaggtagttagctctagacttatccggttagagttaataaaatgaaaggggtttaagccttagtagtcctatccggatgctaagagggtagttggacaattagctttgcatcattcatattcaattgctttaatgcttgcaagggaggcaaaaggtgaaacccgatgccctaactcccatccatttgataacaacttgttttgtttagcttagtttatattacttgctttcattgtttcaatttgaatagaaaccaatctcaaaatcaaaatcaaatctctacacaccatcttgcacatactcaccatgaactttggttcacttgtgagcctttgtttgtgattgtatatttgcatattcttctagtttttccttaggttttccctagctaggaaaggatttaccaatcctcgtgggttcgacatccttacttaatcccctattctataatttgtacctcttgcacttgagggtggctttaatgctaacaagtttttggcgccgttgccggggattggtgTGAAAACCAATCCCTAGCTTGGGTAGCCTTAGGGACTAGCTAGAAATTTCCcttgtatttattttatctctaTTTGTCGACCAGTCGTTGGTCTTCGCCGACCAGTCGTTTGTGTTAATTTCGTGTGATTTTTGGCTCGTCGACCAGTCGTCAGAAATTTCCGACCAGTCGGCAAGTGTCATTTTAGGGGTCAGAAGCTCACCGACCAGTCGGCAAGTGTCGCCGACCGGTCGTTTCCCCTGTTTTCAGAATTTTTCAGtttcttgtttttggtttctttttatATCTTGACTTATATTCTCAcctttgttttaaaattttatagGTGTTTATGTCTCACGGATCATCTACAAGTAGCCCAAGGATCAATTCAAACTATTCCACTCCATCATCTCCAAGCACACCAAGTGGAGACAACATATCTATTGATCAAATCCTTGAAGATAGTGGTGAAGAAACTCGGATACCGCAAGAAACTCTTGATCTTATAAAGAAATTGGCGGAAGAGTTGCAAGCTAAATAGCCTGGATACCCATAATGGTTGAACCACGCCCCATGAAGGAGTACACTTTGCCAACAATCTCCAATCATCCAAGTTGCATCGTGCTTCCACCATGTGCCGTTGCTTTTGACATAAAGCCAAGGACTATTGCAAACTTTCCCCTCTTCTTTGGCTTGCCAAGTAATGAGCCATACTTGCACCTTCAAGAGTTCAATGAAGCATGTTCAACCGTTCAACTTTTGGGTATTGATGAAGGCAACTTGTGTCTTCGGCTCTTTCCCTTTTCATTGAAGGACAAAGCCAAGAAATGGTTGTACAAGCTTCCCCCAAGTAGTATCCACACGTGGGAAGAGATGCAAAGGGTATTCCTCAAGTTCTATTTCCCTCCTCACAAGTCTAATTCATTGAGAAATGAGTTGATGAACTTCCGAGAGCTACCAAATGAGTCATTCTATGAGACATGGGAGAGATTCAAGGATATAGAAGGTGGTGTTCCCAATCATGGCCTCTCTAAGGTAGCGGTTCTAAGTGCCTTCTACACCGGGCTTTCACAAGACACAAGGAGGAGAGTTGATAATGCTTGTGGGGGATGTTTCATGAACAAGACCGAAGATGAAGCGATGAAGATCCTAGAGGAAATGAGTGAATCTTCTCAACTTTATGATAGTGCCTCGGATAGAAAGTCAATGATGATGAAGAGTGCACAAGTACCTATGAGGGAGCAAGAGCAAAGGAGAGGCATGTATAATGTTGACATTCCAAGTGTTCAAATGCAACAAGAGTTGAAGCGGATAGAAGGAGATATGCAAAAGAAGCTTGACATGATTCTACAAGCACAAGGAAGAACCCTCAATCAAATGGCATCACCAAGCCAAATTCGGGAGCCTAGTTTGGGAGTCAAATCCATGGAGCAAGCTTGCTTGATTTGCAAAAGTGTGTACCATAGCACAACGGAGTGTTCACAAAGCGACATGTACCCGGAATTGATAGAGCAATGCAATCTTCTCAGCAACCAAACAAGGCCAAAGAATGATCCTTATAGCAACACTTATAATCCCGGGTGGAGGAATCACCCTAATTTTGGTTGGGGGGGGGAATCAAAACCATGAACAAGGTCAAGGTTACCAAAGGCAAGGAGGTGGATATCAAGGTGCAAGTAGCTCCCACTTCAACAATCAAGGAGCAAACAATGCCTATCATGCTCCTAGACCACCTTATCAAGCACCACCTCAACAACCCCAAGTACCAATACAAGAAGCAAGAAAGACACCTACCTTTGAAGAAATGATGGCGGCCTTTGTGAACAATCAAGCAAAGCAAGATGAGAAGATCAATGTCATCCAACAAAGTGTGAGCAAGCTTGAGGTACAAATGGGGCAACTAGCCCATGAGTGGAGCCAAAGGAAGCAAGGAGTGTTTCCAAGTCAAGTGGTCAACAATCCAAGGCATGAAGCCAAGGTCATCAATATTTTGAGAAGTGGAAGGCAAGTTGAGAACAATGTGTACATGCCCACTAATGAAGAAGTTGTAACTCCAAGAGAGCCACCCGGTTTTGAAAGAAGATCAAAGGGGAAAGTAAGAGAGTTGTCACATGGAGAAGTCATCTTAGGCTTCAATGATGGTGAAGAAGAAGCTTTGAATGATAAGAAGAATGCTTATGCCGatgagaagcaagaagaaacCTTGAAGGACAATTTCAATGCCAAGGTTGGAACTCATGATAATGAAGACTCTCCTTCTACTCTAATTGAAAGGCCATTCAAAAGAGGTATGACCTTCAATCCTCCTTTGAAGATTGTGCAAGATGAAGAAGTGTCTCTCCCTTACCCTCAAGCTATATGGCAACAAGAGAAAAAACTCAAGAAAGAGAGCCAATTGAGGGAGATGATTGATTTGTTCAAGAAGGTTCATATAAACATTCCACTCCTTGAAGCCGTGAAGACAATCCCATCTTATGCTAAGTTCTTGAAGGATATgtgcatgaagaagaaaaagttcaaaGAACATGAGCAAGTGGCTCTTTGTGAAGAAGTGAGTGCTATCATTCAAAGAAAGCTTCCACCAAAGCTTAAAGATCCGGGAAGCTTCACTATTCCAAGCAAGATTGGAGAAACTACTTTTGACAATTGCTTGATGGATCTTGGGGCAAGTATCAATTTAATGCCCTATTCGGCTTTAAAGAAGCTTGGTCTTGAAGGAGATTTAAAACCAACTTCAATCACTCTCCAATTGGCGGATAGAAGCGTGAGGTATCCTAGAGGAATCTTGGAGAATGTGCTTGTCAATGTTGCAAGGTTTGTGATACCGGTGGATTTTATAGTCTTAGACATGGAGGAAGCCCCCATGGTTGACAATGAGCTTCCTATCATCTTTGGAAGAGCTTTCATGGCCACTGCCGGTGTCAAGATTAATGTGAAGAAAGGCACCATGAGCATGAAGGTACTTGGAGACAAAATCAAGTTCCAAATCTTTCCTCCCCTTCAAATTATGGATGACATGAATGAATGCCATTTTTTGGGTTACTATGGAGAGGCAAAAGTAAGGGGAgatgagaaaaataagaaagaagttTGGCCACCTCTTCCGgtcttaccatgttcacaaggcTTTGAGTCACTCCTCACCcctatcaagaagaagaaacaaattggAGGATTTCTCAAGGGAGCACTTGTTGACATGGGAGCTTGCCTTGGAAGTTCAAAGAAGGTAAACAAGGGAGATGGTTGTCTCAAGAAGCCCC contains these protein-coding regions:
- the LOC121050492 gene encoding uncharacterized protein LOC121050492; this translates as MWKMLLALTALWDLLGCEFLTVAEVLFFCELTYNERKKCGGTVKLTPRPRAPKLLEHTPDSSTTWRAAVCVSTEGWEYDMRPDGAKVPRFRVPSKFQAIKEGWRPKLTNVERQRVCRVHYCWEHKSCLDLRVLSHWSLLIRLRLTREPGKCNQFYSNCDLTL
- the LOC112177565 gene encoding uncharacterized protein LOC112177565, translating into MVEPRPMKEYTLPTISNHPSCIVLPPCAVAFDIKPRTIANFPLFFGLPSNEPYLHLQEFNEACSTVQLLGIDEGNLCLRLFPFSLKDKAKKWLYKLPPSSIHTWEEMQRVFLKFYFPPHKSNSLRNELMNFRELPNESFYETWERFKDIEGGVPNHGLSKVAVLSAFYTGLSQDTRRRVDNACGGCFMNKTEDEAMKILEEMSESSQLYDSASDRKSMMMKSAQVPMREQEQRRGMYNVDIPSVQMQQELKRIEGDMQKKLDMILQAQGRTLNQMASPSQIREPSLGVKSMEQACLICKSVYHSTTECSQSDMYPELIEQCNLLSNQTRPKNDPYSNTYNPGWRNHPNFGWGGESKP